The proteins below come from a single Oryzias latipes chromosome 14, ASM223467v1 genomic window:
- the LOC101167725 gene encoding protein NLRC3 — MDEETATDSSPGDAVSSRDPGEFDEDEEIHDSHRPSPDLGETPMDTLVWYHVDQALAPAQSYTSMSSQGESDVDGDSESITGVKLDRTGSFSSCYSYDSDDCEKKTSKSRSSDDSSESPKTNELTLDENEFKHPSLTVAFTFTAISDTLRKLSDLEYFFKRELWLHFPQKFNMDMDVVSVVDKLLESFSLEKSLRIVKAILIKIERNKLVQYLQARCTRNEVRYELKKFLKEKYSDLFKDGTSDDGEKPSFSDVFTDLYISSNSHNGPNIEHEVLTIPKLNTNDEPGTPISLKDLLNPGKLYEIRSNVIMLHGAAGSGKSMAIKKLIHDWVEDQSDTSLNLLIPIAFTELKQFEGSRMSFLEVLHTLYPPTQRITEKDLGCTDCKTLFLFDGLDEHEGCKAFNFNSTELVFSSTHKVSLHGIVVNVLRGKVLEGGVALVTTRPMMTSTTPWDCHHHKIEMLGFTGDHRDEFFRKRFKDATRAERVIEYVKSSKTLYAMCHLPLFCSLVADECQHVFRERGTQAELRRSITYMYTKLLLSLIRERRKSRAPDRSPEQEREFLMTHGKVAWNMLEEFSFKRVKPYFSSEKIFNIESVTYSGLVIEYTVTPAVLLNEQAFSFLHPTVQEYLAALYAYLSHQHDKDIFESKSFHGKIKGFLKQQKADLFVWAVEKSLEFEDGRFDMFLRFLCGMELKANQDLLQSFCRSENHIQSTADFIRKKIKENRHPNRINNFKQCLEEMGVSI; from the exons ATGGATGAAGAAACTGCTACAGATTCCTCCCCTGGGGACGCAGTGTCTTCCAGAGACCCGGGGGAGTTCGACGAGGATGAAGAAATTCACGACTCTCATCGACCATCTCCCGATCTGGGAGAGACCCCTATGGACACCCTGGTTTG GTATCATGTGGACCAGGCGTTGGCTCCAGCTCAGAGCTACACATCGATGTCTAGTCAAGGGGAATCTGATGTGGATGGAGACAGTGAATCCATTACAGG GGTGAAGCTGGACAGAACCGGTTCGTTCTCCAGCTGCTACTCTTATGACAGCGATGACTGTGAGAAGAAAACAAGCAA GTCTAGAAGTTCAGATGACTCCTCAGAGAGCCCTAAAACAAATGAGTTAACCCTGGACGAGAACGAGTTCAAGCATCCGTCTTTAACAGTGGCTTTCACTTTCACG GCTATATCTGACACCCTTAGGAAGCTGTCAGACTTGGAATATTTTTTCAAGAGGGAACTGTGGCTTCACTTCCCACAAAAGTTCAACATGGACATGGATGTGGTGAGCGTTGTGGACAAGCTGCTTGAGTCCTTCAGCCTTGAAAAGTCTCTGCGGATTGTTAAAGCCATTCTTATAAAAATTGAGAGGAACAAGTTGGTCCAGTATCTCCAGGCTAGATGTACAAGAA ATGAAGTCCGCTACGAGTTAAAGAAGTTTCTGAAGGAAAAATACTCTGATCTCTTTAAAGACGGGACATCCGATGATGGCGAGAAGCCATCTTTTAGCGATGTCTTCACAGATCTTTACATATCATCCAACAGCCACAACGGTCCGAACATCGAACACGAGGTTCTTACCATTCCGAAGCTGAACACCAATGATGAACCAGGCACTCCCATTTCTCTTAAAGACCTGTTGAACCCTGGCAAGCTGTATGAAATCAGATCAAATGTAATTATGCTCCATGGAGCGGCAGGTTCTGGAAAATCCATGGCCATCAAGAAGCTAATCCATGATTGGGTTGAAGACCAGTCAGACACTAGTTTGAACCTTCTGATTCCCATAGCTTTCACAGAACTGAAGCAGTTTGAGGGCTCTAGAATGTCTTTCCTGGAAGTACTGCACACTCTCTACCCTCCAACACAAAGGATCACTGAGAAGGACTTGGGTTGCACGGACTGCAAAACGCTTTTCCTCTTCGATGGCTTAGATGAGCATGAGGGGTGTAAGGCATTCAACTTCAACAGCACCGAGCTCGTGTTTAGCAGCACCCACAAGGTCAGTTTGCACGGCATTGTGGTCAACGTTCTCCGAGGTAAGGTGTTAGAAGGCGGCGTTGCTTTGGTGACGACGAGGCCAATGATGACTTCTACCACACCTTGGGATTGCCATCATCACAAGATAGAAATGCTGGGGTTCACTGGCGACCACAGGGACGAGTTCTTCAGGAAGAGGTTTAAAGACGCCACTCGGGCTGAGCGTGTTATCGAGTATGTCAAGTCTTCCAAAACCCTGTACGCCATGTGTCACCTGCCcttgttttgttctttagtgGCCGATGAGTGCCAGCACGTATTCAGGGAGAGGGGAACCCAGGCAGAGCTGCGCAGAAGCATCACCTACATGTACACAAAACTGCTCCTAAGTCTCATCCGCGAGCGCCGGAAATCTAGAGCACCGGACCGCAGTCCGGAACAGGAGAGGGAGTTTCTCATGACACATGGAAAGGTGGCATGGAACATGTTAGAGGAATTTTCCTTTAAGAGAGTCAAACCTTACTTTTCAAGTGAGAAGATCTTTAATATCGAATCGGTGACCTACAGTGGCCTGGTCATAGAATACACGGTGACGCCAGCTGTGTTGTTAAATGAGCAAGCCTTCAGCTTTCTCCACCCAACCGTGCAGGAGTACCTCGCAGCTCTTTATGCATATCTGTCTCATCAACACgataaagacatttttgagTCTAAATCTTTTCACGGAAAGATTAAGGGCTTCCTTAAGCAGCAAAAGGCGGATCTGTTCGTGTGGGCCGTGGAGAAAAGCCTGGAGTTTGAGGACGGCAGGTTTGACATGTTTCTGCGTTTCCTGTGTGGAATGGAGCTTAAAGCAAACCAAGATCTTCTCCAAAGCTTCTGCAGGTCTGAAAACCACATCCAAAGTACAGCGGATTTCATCAGGAAAAAGATCAAAGAGAATCGGCATCCTAACAGAATCAACAACTTCAAACAATGCTTGGAGGAAATGGGTGTGTCAATTTAG
- the LOC101155951 gene encoding RING finger protein 121: MAGVFEVEVDGVEHDHGLEHHNDANQFDVSKLSPEEKWRMEHAKMHAKHKGHEAMHAEMVLILIVTLVVAQLVLVQWKQRHPKSYNLVTLFQMWVVPLYFTTKLHWWRFLTTWFVFSVITAYISFRATRKPLACTTPRLVYKWFLLLYKISYAIGIAGYSIVMFTLFGINLIFRIKPEDAMDFGVSLLFYGLYYGVLGRDFAEMCADFMASTVGYYSASGMPTKHLSDNICAVCGQPILVDVSEEGIIENTYRLSCNHVFHEFCIRGWCIVGKKQMCPYCKEKVDLKRMFSNPWERPHVMYGQLLDWLRYLVAWQPVIIGFVQGINYVLGLE; this comes from the exons ATGGCCGGGGTGTTTGAGGTGGAGGTTGACGGTGTAGAGCACGACCATGGACTGGAGCACCACAACGACGCAAATCAG TTCGATGTGTCCAAGCTTTCACCAGAGGAGAAATGGAG GATGGAGCATGCAAAAATGCATGCTAAACACAAAGGCCATGAGGCCATGCATGCAGAGATGGTGCTGATCCTCATCGTCACCCTGGTTGTTGCACAGCTCGTCCTCGTTCAGTGGAAACAGAGACATCCAAAGTCATACAAC CTGGTGACTCTGTTCCAGATGTGGGTAGTCCCTCTCTACTTTACTACCAAACTTCACTGGTGGAGGTTCCTGACCACCTGGTTTGTCTTCTCTGTCATCACAGCATACATATCCTTCCGGGCCACTCGCAAGCCCCTGGCCTGCACTACACCCAG GTTGGTGTACAAGTGGTTCCTCCTTCTGTACAAGATCAGCTATGCCATCGGCATTGCTGGCTATAGCATCGTCATGTTTACACTTTTTGGTATTAACCTTATATTCAG GATAAAACCAGAGGATGCAATGGACTTTGGGGTTTCGTTACTGTTCTACGGGCTGTACTATGGTGTTCTTGGAAGGGACTTTGCAGAGATGTGTGCAGACTTCATGGCTTCAACTGTTGGG TATTACAGTGCATCGGGGATGCCAACCAAGCACCTCTCTGACAACATCTGCGCTGTGTGTGGTCAGCCGATACTGGTGGATGTCAGTGAGGAAGGGATTATTGAGAACACGTACAGATTATCCTGCAACCATGT TTTCCATGAGTTCTGCATACGAGGGTGGTGCATCGTGGGAAAGAAGCAGATGTGTCCGTACTGCAAAGAGAAGGTGGACCTTAAGCGGATGTTTAGTAACCC CTGGGAAAGGCCACATGTGATGTATGGACAGCTTTTAGACTGGCTTCGATACTTGGTGGCCTGGCAACCTGTGATCATTGGGTTTGTCCAGGGAATCAACTACGTGCTGGGTCTGGAGTGA
- the LOC101156188 gene encoding ribonucleoside-diphosphate reductase large subunit, whose amino-acid sequence MHVIKRDGRREAVSFDKITSRIQKLCYGLNSDFVDPAQITMKVIQGLYSGVTTVELDTLAAETAATLTTKHPDYAILAARIAVSNLHKETKKVFSDVMEDLYNYVNPLNKRHSPMISKETLEIVLENKDRLNSAIIYDRDFSYNFFGFKTLERSYLLKINGKAAERPQHMLMRVAVGIHKTDIDEAIETYNLLSEKWFTHASPTLFNAGTNRPQLSSCFLLAMKDDSIDGIYDTLKQCALVSKSAGGIGLAVSCIRATGSYIAGTNGTSNGLVPMLRVYNNTARYVDQGGNKRPGAFAVYLEPWHADVFEFLDLKKNTGKEEQRARDLFFALWIPDLFMKRVENNQDWSLMCPSECPGLEECWGEEFEQLYIRYEKEGRAKRVVKAQQVWYAIIESQTETGTPYMLYKDACNGKSNQQNLGTIKSSNLCTEIVEYTSKDEVAVCNLASIALNMYVTPEKTFDFKKLASVTKVIVKNLNKIIDINYYPVAEAERSNRRHRPIGIGVQGLADAFILMRYAFESPEAQLLNIQIFETIYYAALEASCELAAHYGTYETYAGSPVSKGILQYDMWGKTPTDLWDWEALKAKIALHGVRNSLLLAPMPTASTAQILGNNESIEAYTSNIYTRRVLSGEFQIVNPHLLKDLTERGLWNEDMKNQLIAQNGSIQEIEGIPADLKQLYKTVWEISQKTVLKMAADRGAYIDQSQSLNIHIAEPNYGKLTSMHFYGWKLGLKTGMYYLRTKPAANPIQFTLNKEKLKEAQTTRSAEEELRELNNAAMVCSLANKDECLMCGS is encoded by the exons ATGCATGTCATTAAACGAG atGGGCGCCGTGAAGCAGTTAGTTTTGACAAAATTACCTCCCGCATCCAGAAGCTTTGTTATGGGCTGAACAGTGACTTTGTGGATCCT GCTCAGATTACCATGAAGGTGATCCAGGGTCTTTACAGTGGAGTCACCACTGTGGAGCTGGACACTTTGGCTGCAGAGACCGCTGCAACCCTCACTACTAAACACCCCGACTATGCAATCCTGGCTGCTAGAATTGCTGTGTCTAACCTGcacaaagaaactaaaaaagtatttagcg ATGTGATGGAGGATTTGTACAATTATGTCAACCCCTTAAATAAACGTCATTCCCCCATGATCTCCAAGGAGACACTCGAAATTGTCCTTGAAAACAAGGAT cgCCTGAACTCAGCCATCATTTATGACAGAGACTTCTCCTACAACTTCTTTGGCTTTAAG acATTAGAGCGGTCATATCTGCTGAAGATCAATGGAAAAG CTGCTGAGAGACCCCAGCACATGCTAATGAGGGTGGCTGTCGGCATTCACAAGACCGACATTGATGAGGCCATTGAGACATACAATTTGCTGTCAGAGAAGTGGTTCACCCATGCCTCCCCAACTCTATTCAACGCAGGCACCAACAGACCACAGCTGTCCAG TTGTTTCCTGCTTGCCATGAAGGATGATAGCATCGATGGCATCTACGACACGCTGAAGCAGTGTGCCCTCGTCTCCAAATCGGCTGGAGGCATTGGACTGGCAGTGAGCTGCATCAGAGCAACTGGCAGCTATATTGCAGGG ACTAACGGCACCTCCAACGGGCTTGTTCCTATGCTGCGAGTGTACAACAATACAGCCCGTTACGTGGACCAGGGTGGCAACAAG AGACCCGGAGCCTTTGCTGTGTACCTGGAGCCGTGGCATGCAGATGTGTTTGAGTTTTTGGACCTAAAAAAGAACACTGGTAAAGAAGAACAGAGAGCCAGAGACCTGTTCTTCGCCTTGTGGATCCCGGACCTTTTCATGAAACGAGTGGAAAACAATCag GACTGGTCGCTCATGTGCCCCAGCGAATGTCCAGGTTTGGAGGAGTGCTGGGGGGAGGagtttgagcagctctacattCG GTATGAGAAGGAGGGCAGGGCTAAACGTGTGGTGAAGGCTCAGCAGGTGTGGTACGCCATCATCGAGTCGCAGACGGAAACCGGGACGCCATATATGCTCTACAAGGACGCCTGCAATGGCAAGAGCAACCAGCAAAATCTAGGCACCATTAAATCCAGTAATCTGTGCACAGAGATTGTAGAGTACACAAGCAAAGACGAG GTTGCAGTTTGTAACCTGGCATCTATTGCCCTAAACATGTATGTCACCCCAGAAAAGACCTTTGACTTCAAAAAGCTGGCATCCGTGACTAAAGTCATTGTCAAAAACCTGAATAAGATCATCGACATCAACTACTACCCAGTAGCTGAG GCTGAAAGATCAAACAGGCGTCACAGGCCAATTGGAATTGGCGTGCAGGGTCTGGCTGATGCATTTATCCTCATGCGCTACGCATTTGAAAGTCCAGAGGCCCAGCTGCTCAACATTCAGATCTTTGAAACCATCTACTACGCCGCCCTGGAGGCCAGCTGTGAGCTAGCAGCACATTACGGCACTTACGAAACCTACGCCGGTTCTCCTGTCAGCAAGGGA aTCCTGCAGTACGACATGTGGGGCAAAACCCCAACAGATCTCTGGGACTGGGAAGCACTTAAAGCCAAAATTGCTCT ACACGGTGTAAGGAACAGCCTGCTTTTGGCCCCCATGCCCACAGCGTCCACCGCCCAGATCCTGGGCAACAATGAGTCCATTGAAGCGTATACAAGCAACATCTACACACGCAGGGTGCTCTCAGGAGAGTTTCAG ATCGTGAACCCTCACCTGCTGAAGGATCTCACAGAAAGAGGATTGTGGAACGAAGACATGAAGAACCAGCTGATTGCTCAAAACGGCTCCATCCAG GAAATTGAAGGAATCCCTGCAGATCTGAAGCAGCTTTATAAAACTGTCTGGGAGATCTCTCAAAAGACTGTCCTGAAGATGGCAGCAGATCGTGGTGCTTACATCGACCAGAGCCAGTCTCTTAACATTCATATTGCTGAGCCAAACTATGGTAAACTCACCAGCATGCACTTCTACGGATGGAAGCTG GGCCTTAAAACTGGTATGTACTACCTGCGCACAAAACCAGCTGCCAACCCCATCCAGTTCACGCTGAACAAGGAGAAATTAAAGGAGGCCCAGACAACCAGAAGTGCAGAGGAGGAGCTCCGAGAGCTTAACAACGCAGCAATGGTCTGCTCCCTAGCAAACAAAGACGAATGCCTGATGTGCGGCTCCTGA
- the LOC101167976 gene encoding short transient receptor potential channel 2-like codes for MNKKMRFPPGLINAIQEGKIGLLSGLLKTGDGIIRQLDESEDRQWREALNLSIRLGNEDAMDALLHGVKFDFRQIHEALLVAVDTNQPLVVKRLLDRLDQEKGNKMDVRSFSQAIFDRSIDNSQFAPGVTPLTLACQKDLYDIVTMLTQKGHVIPYPHKMSCACLECRNGRQYDLLKFSLSRINTYRGIASRAYLSITSEDAMLSAFSLSKELRKLSQKEPEFKPQYLSLEQLCQEFAFELLGMCRNQSEVTTILNSCGDETQEALHEQAFEEGIPNLSRLRLAVNYNQKQFVAHPICQQVLSSIWCGNLAGWRGSRTAWKLLVSVGIFFTMPLLCLVYWIAPKSKVGKILKIPVIKFLLHAASYLWFLITLLGESITMEMYRDKFASRHQDILHSSFHMVWVVGFFWYECKEVWIEGLRSYFLDWWNCLDMVVLSMYLASFTLRVVIMLKGYFLCHDDSNSEQCIYFTQTVRDDWHQEDPQLISEVLFAVTSMLSFTRLAYILPAHESLGTLQISIGKMIDDMMRFMFILMIIGTAFLCGINNVYVPYVISPHLGRFNETFNFLFWTMFGVANQDFVDMPQFVLAEFVGRILYGIFTLVIVIVLLNMLIAMITNSFQKIEDDADVEWKFARSKLYLSYFREGLTMPVPFNIIPSPKAVFYILRGIFRRICCCCTYSSEQKYPPIDSMPSDRMSEESQIPYRQQVIRALVQRYIESARREFEETKRKDIGNRITELSKAVTRMHSDMKVFQQLLMADRPAAIDALTNDGSSVLGKYITGAKNNFRGFNSRQDDKNTSLKLAVNHGEEGEGQEKADLETQESDSQQVDECREVGAMQEKDCEVVKMEEGRAKEESSLTGEQAETGKNENGKDIEEIAERVSFATLEEEVNSGAKVPGKPSEIIPEHTESTTVSCETNDTKEILRKFKDLELRDKQAKAELIKGKKVENGVAEKLHGRGSGEKPGDIKITPSPTGSSSSQDTGFGSREAVGSIDGLTVKT; via the exons ATGAACAAAAAGATGCGTTTCCCTCCCGGGCTCATCAACGCCATCCAAGAAGGGAAAATAGGGCTGCTGAGTGGGTTGCTTAAGACGGGGGATGGCATCATCCGTCAGCTGGACGAGTCTGAAGATCGCCAGTGGAGAGAGGCTCTAAACCTCTCCATCCGCTTGGGGAATGAGGACGCTATGGATGCGCTCCTTCATGGGGTCAAGTTTGACTTCCGGCAGATTCATGAAGCTCTGCTGGTTGCTGTTGACACCAACCAGCCCCTGGTGGTGAAGCGCTTGCTGGACCGTCTGGACCAGGAGAAGGGCAACAAGATGGATGTGCGATCCTTCTCTCAAGCCATTTTCGACCGCTCTATTGACAACTCACAGTTTGCTCCTGGTGTAACTCCTTTGACGTTGGCCTGTCAGAAAGACCTGTATGACATCGTTACCATGCTCACCCAAAAAGGCCACGTCATTCCATATCCTCACAAGATGTCCTGCGCTTGTTTGGAGTGCCGCAATGGCCGACAGTATGACCTGTTGAAGTTCTCCTTGTCTCGTATCAACACCTATCGTGGCATCGCCAGCCGTGCATACCTGTCCATAACCTCTGAGGATGCGATGCTCAGTGCATTTAGTCTCAGCAAAGAGCTCCGGAAACTGTCCCAGAAAGAGCCTGAATTTAAG CCACAGTACCTCAGCCTGGAGCAACTGTGTCAAGAGTTTGCGTTTGAATTGCTTGGCATGTGTCGTAATCAGAGTGAGGTCACCACCATCTTGAACAGTTGTGGAGACGAGACCCAGGAAGCTTTACATGAGCAGGCCTTTGAGGAGGGAATACCAAACCTGTCCCGCCTGCGGCTTGCTGTCAATTATAACCAGAAGCAG TTTGTGGCACACCCAATCTGCCAGCAGGTTCTGTCATCTATCTGGTGCGGAAACCTGGCTGGATGGAGAGGCAGCAGGACAGCTTGGAAGCTCCTAGTCTCCGTGGGAATTTTTTTCACCATGCCTCTTCTTTGTCTTGTTTACTGGATAGCACCAAAGTCCAAG GTAGGAAAGATCCTAAAGATCCCAGTGATCAAATTCCTTCTTCATGCTGCATCATATCTGTGGTTCCTCATCACATTACTTGGAGAGTCAATAACCATGGAGATGTATCGAGATAAATTTGCCTCTAGACACCAGGACATTCTGCACAGCTCATTCCACATGGTGTGGGTGGTCG GATTCTTCTGGTATGAGTGTAAAGAAGTGTGGATTGAAGGGTTGCGGAGCTATTTTCTTGACTGGTGGAACTGCCTGGACATGGTGGTGCTCAGCATGTACCTGGCATCCTTTACGCTGCGTGTGGTCATCATGCTCAAAGGCTACTTCCTCTGCCACGATGACAGCAACAGCGAGCAGTGCATCTACTTCACTCAGACAG TACGAGACGACTGGCATCAGGAAGACCCCCAGCTGATTTCAGAGGTGCTGTTCGCCGTGACGAGCATGCTGAGCTTTACCCGTTTGGCGTACATCCTGCCAGCCCATGAGTCCCTGGGAACGCTTCAGATCTCCATTGGAAAGATGATTGATGACATGATGAG ATTCATGTTTATACTCATGATTATTGGAACAGCATTCCTCTGTGGCATCAACAACGTCTATGTTCCTTATGTCATCTCTCCCCATCTCGGCAG GTTTAATGAAACTTTCAACTTCTTATTCTGGACCATGTTTGGTGTTGCCAACCAGGACTTTGTGGACATGCCACAGTTTGTGTTGGCAGAGTTTGTGGGGAGGATTTTGTACGGTATCTTCACTCTTGTCATCGTCATTGTCCTCCTCAACATGCTCATTGCTATGATTACAAACTCATTTCAGAAAATTGAG GATGATGCGGACGTCGAGTGGAAGTTTGCCAGATCAAAGCTGTACCTCAGTTACTTCAGAGAGGGCCTGACCATGCCTGTGCCCTTCAACATCATTCCTTCACCTAAAGCTGTGTTTTACATACTGAG GGGTATCTTCAGACgaatctgctgctgctgcacttaTTCTTCAGAGCAAAAATATCCTCCTATAGACTCCATG CCCAGTGACAGGATGTCTGAGGAGAGCCAGATACCGTACCGCCAGCAGGTGATTAGGGCATTGGTGCAGCGCTACATTGAGTCTGCTCGCAGAGAGTTTGAGGAGACCAAGAGGAAAG ATATCGGTAATCGGATTACTGAACTCAGCAAAGCTGTGACCAGGATGCACAGTGATATGAAAGtttttcagcagctcctgatGGCTGATCGTCCTGCTGCCATTGATGCCCTGACTAACGATGGATCCTCCGTGCTCGGAAAATACATAACTGGTGCCAAGAATAATTTTAGAGGTTTTAACAGCAGACAAGACGACAAAAATACATCACTTAAATTGGCAGTGAATCATGGAGAGGAAGGGGAAGGTCAAGAAAAAGCTGATTTAGAGACTCAGGAGTCCGATTCACAGCAGGTGGATGAATGTAGAGAAGTGGGAGCTATGCAGGAGAAAGACTGTGAGGTGGTGAAAATGGAGGAAGGACGAGCTAAAGAGGAGAGCAGTTTGACAGGGGAGCAGGCAGAAACGGGCAAGAATGAAAATGGCAAAGACATAGAAGAGATTGCAGAAAGGGTAAGTTTTGCCACCCTTGAAGAAGAGGTTAACAGTGGAGCAAAGGTGCCAGGAAAACCCTCAGAGATTATCCCAGAGCACACCGAGAGCACCACAGTCAGCTGTGAAACAAATGACACCAAAGAGATACTGAGGAAGTTCAAAGACCTGGAGCTGAGAGATAAACAAGCTAAAGCAGAATTAATTAAAGGTAAAAAAGTTGAGAATGGAGTAGCAGAAAAGCTGCATGGTAGGGGCAGTGGAGAAAAACCTGGAGATATCAAAATAACACCATCTCCAACAGGAAGCAGCAGCTCACAGGACACGGGCTTTGGTTCACGGGAGGCTGTAGGGTCGATTGATGGCTTAACTGTGAAAACTTAG
- the LOC105355627 gene encoding lysophosphatidic acid receptor 6-like produces the protein MSMNNSTRSCERNDEFKYPMYSVYFSVVFLLGFLFNMTAMYIFGCRLKLRNETTTYMINLAVSDSLFVFTLPFRVVYFTKRNWIFGPVFCKISTALFYTNMYGSILFLTCISVDRFLAIVHPFRSRAIRTKRNAKLTCILVWVMILSASIPTGINLDTTSVNNSKSETNFCFENYSKDQWKSELFKVVVFIETMGFVLPLMINVFCSTMVLWTLNRPQTISRGGSIKKAKILRMIIVHLLVFCFCFIPYNVNLIFYALVRSKVLKGCTAEDVVRTIYPIALCLAVTNCCFDPVIYYFTSDAIQTSIKQKATVSYSGAFNRLQTESSQSSPNLTPKSLTGNSLQFKAPDNN, from the coding sequence ATGAGTATGAACAACAGCACcaggagctgtgaaagaaacgATGAGTTCAAGTATCCGATGTACAGCGTCTATTTCAGCGTCGTCTTTTTGCTGGGATTTCTCTTCAACATGACAGCGATGTACATCTTCGGATGTAGATTGAAGCTGAGGAACGAGACCACGACCTACATGATCAACCTGGCGGTCTCAGACTCCCTCTTCGTTTTCACGTTGCCTTTTCGGGTCGTGTACTTTACTAAACGTAACTGGATATTTGGACCTGTGTTTTGCAAGATCTCTACAGCTCTCTTCTACACAAACATGTACGGCAGCATCCTCTTCCTCACTTGCATCAGTGTTGACCGCTTTCTGGCCATTGTGCACCCGTTCCGGTCCCGGGCAATTCGGACCAAGAGGAATGCAAAATTGACCTGCATTCTGGTGTGGGTGATGATTCTCTCTGCAAGCATACCCACAGGCATCAACCTGGACACCACCTCTGTAAATAACAGCAAATCCGAgacaaacttttgctttgaGAACTACTCCAAAGATCAGTGGAAAAGCGAACTGTTTAAAGTGGTGGTGTTTATAGAGACAATGGGCTTCGTTCTCCCACTGATGATCAATGTTTTTTGTTCCACCATGGTGCTATGGACCCTGAACAGACCCCAAACCATCAGCCGAGGAGGAAGCATCAAAAAGGCCAAAATCTTGCGGATGATCATCGTGCATCTGTTAGTCTTCTGCTTCTGTTTCATCCCGTACAATGTGAACCTCATCTTCTATGCCCTGGTCCGCTCCAAGGTCCTCAAGGGATGCACGGCAGAAGACGTGGTCAGGACTATTTATCCCATCGCTCTTTGCCTGGCAGTGACCAACTGCTGCTTTGACCCAGTTATTTATTACTTTACCTCAGATGCAATTCAGACCTCCATCAAACAAAAAGCGACAGTATCATACAGTGGAGCATTTAATAGGCTGCAGACGGAGAGCTCTCAGAGCAGCCCTAACTTGACACCAAAGAGCCTTACAGGGAATAGTCTCCAATTTAAAGCACCTGACAATAATTAA
- the LOC110016390 gene encoding lysophosphatidic acid receptor 6-like — protein sequence MELNLTHQSLEPFSALSNCTVDTSYRFVFYQVSYSIIFLLGLVSNSLALRRLCSSTCTINSTAIYLVSLSTADLFFVISLPMRIYYYHQKAQSLFSKTENSTSWTHGITYCQITFVLTYISLYGGIFFLVCIAVDRYWAVVHPLMSSVRRLRTARVVSGGIWCLVLGLSISLPLLRSAASHHDRPCLFDPSSLRHKTLILVVFGIVLGSFLLPTLILLYSYCRVLMVLRHPRHRCRSQRHNRRHTLRIIYWVLGVYLMCFLPYHINLLGFTLTQVKLLPHCGLAKVTEAVHPVVLTLASANCCLNPLIYYFSSSLVNREGPRGWGSGSHCRRSFQATSQKLPN from the coding sequence ATGGAGCTGAATCTGACGCATCAGAGTTTGGAGCCGTTTTCAGCCTTGTCTAACTGTACAGTGGATACAAGTTACCGCTTTGTTTTCTACCAAGTGTCCTACAGCATCATCTTTCTGCTGGGGCTGGTCAGCAACAGCCTGGCTTTGCGTAGGCTGTGCTCATCAACCTGCACCATAAACTCCACAGCCATCTATTTGGTCAGTCTGTCTACTGCAGATTTATTCTTTGTCATCTCTTTACCCATGAGGATTTACTATTACCACCAAAAGGCTCAGAGCTTATTCTCTAAGACCGAGAACTCCACCAGCTGGACTCATGGGATAACGTACTGCCAGATCACCTTTGTCCTCACGTACATCAGCTTGTACGGAGGCATCTTCTTCCTGGTGTGTATTGCTGTGGATCGATACTGGGCTGTGGTGCACCCTTTGATGTCTTCAGTCCGCCGGTTACGTACTGCACGTGTGGTGAGTGGGGGGATCTGGTGCCTGGTGTTGGGGCTCAGCATAAGTTTGCCTTTACTGCGATCGGCAGCGTCTCATCACGACCGGCCCTGTCTGTTCGATCCGTCCTCCCTCCGCCACAAGACCCTCATTCTGGTAGTCTTTGGCATAGTGCTGGGGTCGTTTCTGCTGCCTACTCTGATCCTCCTCTACAGTTACTGCAGGGTGCTGATGGTGCTCCGCCACCCAAGACATCGCTGCCGCAGTCAACGCCACAATCGTCGCCACACCCTCAGAATAATCTACTGGGTGTTAGGAGTCTACCTAATGTGTTTCCTGCCATATCACATCAACCTGCTGGGATTTACCCTCACACAGGTAAAGCTGCTGCCCCACTGTGGCCTCGCTAAGGTGACTGAGGCTGTGCATCCAGTGGTGCTCACCCTCGCCAGTGCGAACTGCTGCCTAAACCCACTCATCTATTACTTCTCCAGTAGCTTGGTGAACAGGGAGGGGCCCCGTGGATGGGGAAGTGGCAGCCATTGTCGTAGATCCTTTCAAGCAACTTCTCAAAAACTCCCTAATTAG